The DNA window AGCCCGAGGTTCACTTCCGGCTGGCCGATCTTCACGCTGTCGGCCAGAACCCGGATGTCACAGGCGAGCGCGATTTCGCACCCGCCGCCGAGCGCGTAGCCGTTGACCGCGGCAATGACCGGCTTCTCCATGCTCGCGATCTTGCCGAGCGCACGGTGCCCGTTCTGCGCAAACTCCCGTGCCTGCATCGGAGTGAACTTCGACATCTCGGCGATGTCGGCCCCGGCCACGAACATCTTGCCTTCGGCGTAGACAACTACGACCATCACGTCGTCTTCGCGGGCGAACCAGTCCATCGCGCGCTCGATCTCGAGCACGATCTCCGTATTGAGCGCGTTCATCGGCGGGCGGTTCATCTTCAGCCAGCCGATACCGTCTTCTTTTCTGACTACCAAGTGCTTGAATTCCACTGCGGGCCTCCTGTTCTGGCTCACCACAAGCGGGTGAGGAACATGAATATAGAACGCTCTTTGCCGATGGTCAAGCCGGCACGCGGCGGCCCCCGGCGTTTGACTGCAACCAGAAAGGCGTTATGCTAGTCCAACTAACCTGGGAGAAATATGATAGCGTTGATAATCGTCCTTGTCCTGATTGTCCTGCTGGTCATGATCGCCATCGGTATCTACAACTCGCTGGTGGTGAAGCGAAACCGAGTCAGGAACGGCTGGTCCCAGATTGACGTTCAACTCAAGCGCCGGATTGACCTGATCCCGAACCTCGTCGAAACGGTCAAAGGTTACGCCGCGCACGAGAAAGAGATCTTTGAGCGGATTGCCGAAGCCCGGTCGCTGGCTATCAACGCCAAAGGTCCGGCCGAATCGGCCAAGGCGAACAACATGCTCTCCGACACGCTGAAGACCTTGTTCGCCGTGGCCGAGAACTACCCGAACCTGAAGGCGAACGAGAACTTTCTCAGCCTCCAGGAAGAGCTCTCCAATACCGAAAACAAGATCGCTTTCGCCCGGCAGTTCTACAACGACACGGCGATGGACTACAACAACGCGACCCAGATGTTCCCTTCCAGCATCTTCGCCGGTATGTTCGGTTTCAAGCAGTCGGAGTTCTACAGCGTCCCCGAAGCCGAACGCGAGGCGCCGAAGGTCAAGTTCTAGAAGTCAACCAGTAGCACGCCCAACATGGCCGAACGTAGGAATCTGTATCAACTTATCAGCGCCAACAAGGCCAAGACCTACCTCTTCATCGTGGGTTTCTCACTTCTTCTCGAGCTGGTCGGCTACGGGCTGGGTTGGTACTTCAGATGGGGAACCGGCGCGTATGCGCTGTTCGGTCTCTTCATAGTCGGCTACAACCTCGTCCTGTACTACAACTCCGACAAGCTCGCCCTTGCCGTCAACGGCGCCAAGCCGGCGGATCCGTCTCAATACCACCAGCTACACAACGTGGTCGAGGAGGTCGCGATTGCCGCAGGGATACCGAAGCCGAGCGTCTACGTCATCGACACCGACGCACCCAACGCCTTTGCCACCGGCCGCAATCCGAACCACGCATCAGTCGCGGTGACTCGCGGTCTGCTCCAGATCATGAACCGTGAAGAACTGCAGGGCGTAATTGCCCATGAGATGTCCCACGTCCGCAACTACGACATCCTCATCATGACTATTGTCGCCATCATCGGCGGCCTTCTGGTGCTCTTCCGGGATGTCTTCCTGCGCTGGGGTCTGTTCGGCGGATTCGGCGGGGGCCGACGCCGCGAATCGAGAGGTGGCGGCGGGCAACTCGGGCTGATACTCGTAATCCTAGCGATAGCTTTTGCCATCATCTCCCCGCTCTTGATTGCCATCATACGCGCGGCCATATCCAGACAACGTGAGTATCTCGCCGATGCATCCGGCGCTCTCATACTGCGCGACCCGTACGGGCTCAGTTCGGCCCTGAGGAAGCTGGGGACCTATGAGGGCAGGCTGCGCACCGCCTCAGCCGCGACCGCCCACATGTTCATCGCCAACCCGTTCGGCAAGGACCGTGGGACATCGATGAACCTGTTCGCGTCCCACCCACCGCTGGAGGATCGTATCCGGCGGCTTGAACAACTGGAGATGCCGGACTTAACCACTGCCGGCTAGTCACCGGCGCATCCTCTCCCTGAACGTCGTCACGGCTTTGCGGGCTGCTTTCCCTTGGAGAAGTTCCCGTTTCTGAATCTGTTTCCGTTGCGTACGCAGGGCGGTATCTCACCCTTGAACCTGACCGAATCCGGTCCGAACACCTCGCGCAGCGAGCCGATCAGCTCGTTGCTCAATGCGACCCGCTGCTCCCGCAACTTCATCTCCCGGAATGAACCATCAGGTCGGATAAGATTCAGGTAGACCTGGGCGCCGCCCGGGTGCTCTTCAAGCCGCTCCCTGAGCTTTAGCAGCATCGCGTCGTCCATTTCCTTCTCGGGAACCGAAACCACGAGCGCGTTAAGGAACCGGTTGCAATCGCTGAACAGCATCACACGGTCGGCCCAGAACTGCGGGACACCCTGACCCCGGCCGGGTGAGTCTGCGGCCGCGGCCCTGACCTTTACCGTGCCCTGCACCGCGACCAGGTTGTCGGTCTTAAGCACTGCCCGGCATCCCTCCAGCACGTCCGAGAAGACCATCACTTCGATACCACCATCAAAGTCCTCGACCGTGACAATCGCATACTCCCGGTCACGTTTGTCCTTGCGCGTCCTGCGTCCGGTGATGACGCCGCCCAGCGATGCCTTTTCGCCGTCACGCATCGACTCGATCTGGGCTATGGTCGAAAGGCCCAGCGCCTCATATTCGGCCCGGTAGGGTTCAAGGGGATGGGACGAAAAATAGAACCCGAACGCGTCCTTCTCGTATGCCAACAGCTCGTGTGTATCAAACTTGACGGGGACCGGCTTCGGCTTGTCCTCTGCCTCACCGAACATGTCGAACTGCCGTTCGGCAAATCGAAGCCTCTCCGAGGCGGCCTTGTTCATCTCCCACTCCAGTGAACTGAGGGACACGGTCCGGTTCGGCTCAAAGCTGTCGAACGCGCCGGCCTTGATGAGCGACTCGACCGCCTTCCGGTTTACGGTTCCCTTGGTACGAACGAGGAAGTCGAGCTTGTCCTCGTAAGGCCCGCGTTCCTGTCGCTCCTTGACAATGAACTCGCTGGCACCGGTTCCGAGGTTCTTCACGCCGGCCAACCCGAACCGGACGTTGCCGCCCTCAATCGTGAATGGGACGAAGCTCGAGTTCACGTCCGGACGCAGCACGGCAATCCCCATCCGCCGCGCCTCGTTCACGAACTTCGCCAGTTTCTTGAAATCCCCAAGCTCGCTGGTCAGTGTTGCGGCGATGAACTCGACCGGGAAGTTCGCCTTCAAGTACGCAGTGATGTAGGAAAGATAGGCGTAGCCCGCGGCATGTGACTTGTTGAACCCGTAGCCGGCGAACTTGGCCAGGAGGTCGAAGATCTTCTCGGCCTTCAACTCCGGTATCTTGTTGTACTTCTCGCACCCCTCGACGAAGACATCGTGCTGGGCCGCCATCTCCTCCGGCTTCTTCTTGCCCATTGCCCGGCGCAACAGGTCGGCCTTCCCGAGCGAGTAACCGGCCAGCACCTGGGCCGCCTGCATCACCTGCTCCTGGTAGATCATGATTCCGTAGGTTTCGCTGCAGATCGACTCGAGCAGCGGGTGCTCGTAGGCAATCGCCTCCCGCCCGGCCTTGCGCGCCAGGTACTGCGGAATCAGCTCCATCGGTCCGGGGCGGTACAAGGCAATCAACGCGATGATGTGCTCGACTCGGTCCGGCATCATCTGCCGGCAAAGGTCACGCATACCCGCGCTCTCGAGCTGGAACACCCCAACCGTGTCGGCCCGCTGCAGCAGCTTGAAGGTGTTGGCATCGTCGAGCGGCAACGTCTCTGCGTCGAAGCTCGTGCCCTTGTTTCGCACCAGCTTCACGGCCTCTTCGACCACCGTCAGCGTCCGCAGCCCGAGTACGTCCATCTTCAAGAGCCCCGCCGCCTCCAGCGAGTACATGTCATACTGCGTGCATGCCTCTTCTCCCGGCGCTTTGTAGAGCGGCACCAGCTCGATCAGCGGTTGCGGCGCGATGACAACGGCCGAGGCGTGGATCGAGGCGTGCCGGCACAGTCCCTCGACCTTGCGCGCGATGGCCATCATCTCCCCGTACTCCGGTTTCTCCGCGACCGCGTCTCTCAGTTCTGCGACGCCCTTGAGCGCCGGATCGAGCCCCATGTTCTGAGGAATCAGTTTCGCGATGCGGTCGACATCGCCGATCGGGACATCCAGGACGCGGCCCACGTCGCGCACGGCCGCTCGTGCCTGCATCGTGCCGAACGTAATAATCTGCGCGACCGAGCCCTCGCCGTAGCGCTGTCGGATGTAGTCGATGACTTCCTGCCGCCGAGCGTCCGAGAAGTCGATGTCAACGTCAGGCAGGCTGACACGCTCGGTAGTCAGGAATCGCTCGAAGAGCAGCCCGTAGCGCAGCGGGTCAATATCGGTAATACCCAGGCAGTAAAGCACAAGACACCCCGCCGCTGAGCCTCTGCCCGGCCCCACCGGTATGCCCTTCGACCGTGCGAAGTCCACAATGTCCTTGACCACAAGGAAGTAGCCGGGGAATCCCATCCTCGCAATCACGTCCAGTTCGAACGTCAGCCGCTCCTCAATCGCCGGCGTCGGGCGATGGTAGCGCCGATGCAGTCCTTCGCGCGTCAGGTGCTTCAGGTAGGAAAGTGCATCGGCAAAACCCGGCGGCGGGCTGAAATGCGGCAGGTGGAAACGGACGTGCTCAAGGTCAAGCCGCAGGTTGCACCGGTCTGCCACCTCGCATGTCCGGTGTACCGCATTCGGCATGTCGGCGAAGACCCTGGCCATCTCCTGCTGAGACCGGAAATAGAGCTCATTTGAGCTGATCTTCAGACGGTTCTGGTCGGAGAGCTTCTTCCCGGTCTGAATGCAGACCAGGGCATCGTGGGCGCGAACGTCATCCGAACGCAGGTAGTGGCAGTCATTGGTGGCGACGATCGGAATGTCGAGCGTGGAGCTCAACTCACGGATTCCGGGAATGATCCTCTCCTGCTCAGCAAAGCCGGCACGCATCACTTCCAGGTAGAAATTCTCCCGCCCGAGCATTTGCTGGTACTCGGAAGCCGCCTGCATCGCGTGCTCCGGGTCGTCGCGGCGCAGGTAGTGGTTTACCTCACCCTTGAGGCAGCCGGACATTCCGATGAGCCCTTCCGCATGCTCAGCCAGCAGCTCCTTGTCTATGCGGGGCCGGTAGTAGAAACCTTCCAGATAGGCCTTGGTGGTCAGTTTCATCAGGTTGTGGTAGCCGGTCTCGTTTCGGCAGAGCAACGTCAGATGGAAGCTCGCCTCATGGACGTCGCTGTCGGGCTTCCGCTCGGTACGCGAACGCGGAGCTACGTACATCTCGCTGCCGATGATCGGCTTGACGCCGGCCTTCTGCGCTTCCTTGTAGAACTTGATGGCCCCGAACATGTTTCCGTGGTCGGTAATCGCCAGTGCCGGCATCCGGTACTCCGCCGCGAGTTTGACGACCGCCTCGACGCTCGATGCGCCGTCGAGCAGGCTGTATTCGGTATGGTTGTGGAGGTGGACGAAATCCACGTCCGGGGGCTTCGCGGTCACGAACCTATAATGCGAGATAGAGCCGGCAAGTCAAGGACAGAAAATGACCAATACCCAATTCGCAATGACCAACGACGAGCCAGAAGACAATCTCTGACGACCGGTCCCTTCCGCCATTGATTAGTCATCAGCAATTGGGAATTCCGGGTTCGAGTGAAGACTGGAACCGGGCTACGGTTTCTGCTCGAACTCGAGGTGGAGCTTGAGTTGCGGACCCGGGAACTCGGGCGGCAGAGGCGGGAGCTTGTCGGTCACAAGCAAAGCCCGCTCGCAGGACACGTCGTAGGCTGCGTCACCGGACTTCTTCTCGGTCACCACATCCTTGATCGTCCCGTCACGTCCGATGACGAACATGACAGTCGCGACCAGCACCTTCGATGTACCTGCATAGGGATTCAACCAGTTGTCGGAAATACGGGTCAGCATGGCGTTGAGATAGTATGAGTACCCGAGTGCCTCGGCGCCTTCGACATTCGCACCCAGACCCTCATGCCTGAACATTCCGCCTGACCCTTTGCCGGATCCGGTCCCGGCTGCCGGCTTGGTCTGCGCCTTGCCGGCCGACTTGGACCGCGCCTTGCCCTGTGAGCGCGGCTTGTTCTCGATCAACGCGGTCCCGCTCGGTGCGGTCTTGCCGGCCTCTGCGACCGCAGGCGTTCCCGGCTGAGGCAGCGGTGAGCCGCCACTGACCACCGAGACCGAGAATACGATCGGACGGCGCGTGTCTCGTACCACATGGCCAATGCTCACTAACGCGATAATGCCGACGATGAGCGCGTGGACGCCCAGAGAGAGAAGCAGGTCAGGTGCGCTCCACCGGCTCTCGGCTTTCATCTGCGTACTCATCACGGTCAATTACTGATTCCCGATTTCCAATCCCTGGTCAAGCGACATGTCCGAATGACCAACGCCGCGCGATGCTTCGGGCTTGGACATTTCCTCTCTCGTTGGTCATAGGAATTGGGAATTGGTCATTCCTCTGCATGCCTGCCGCGAACTGGCCTTAGCCGGCACAGCAGACTCGTTACTGCGGCAACGCTACAAGGCCGATGTTGCTTATCCCCTGCTCGCGGATGTCACCGAGTATCATCATGATCGTGCCGTAGTCGACTTTCTTGTCCGCGCGCAGGTATGCTCGGTCGTAGCTGCCGCGGCTGAGCTGCTCTCCCAGCACCTTGGCAAACCCGGCCACCGTCGTCGCCTTCTTCTCGACGTATACCGCGCCGTCGGCCTGGATGCTGATCTCGAGGCCCTCTTTGGTCTGAGGCTCGACGGATGAAGTGCGCGGCAGATCCAGGTCGACGCCCTGGTTGCGACTGAACGCGGTCGAGACGCCGGCGATGAGGAATATGACCATCAGGGTGAAGCTGACGTCGGCCAGCGCGGTGATGTTCATCTCGGCCATGTACCTGAGCCGTCGCCGCTTCACTGTCCGCGTCTCTCCTCGGCGACCGATGAGACGATTTCCCGGCGCAGGATGCCGGTCAGCTCGGACTCAAACCGGTCCATGTAGCCCTCGATGTCGTGCGCGCGACCGACGAAGTAGTTGTAGAAAAGAGCCGCCGGTATCGCGACCGACAGCCCCATCACTGCCGTTATCAGGGCGTCTGAGATGCCCGGCGCGATGGTCTGCAGCGTGGGTATCTGGGTCCCGCGCAGGGTCATGAACGTAACGAGCACGCCCTGGATCGTACCCAGAAGCCCCATGAACGGCGCCACCATGGTCGCGATGGAAAGGAACGTCAGTGAGCTCTCGAGCTTCTCGGTTTCGCGTGACGCTGCCCGCTCCATTGCCTCGGTGATATTCGGAATCATGTGCTGCAACAGCTCGGCTCCCCCCTCGTTCTTGCCGAAGTCGGCGCGCAGCGCCTCGTACTCCTTCACCCCGGCCAGGAGCAATGCGGACAGCGGCGAGTACTTCAACCGCTTCGCGACACTCTCGTAGTCCCCCAGCCTGGTCCGATAGCCCCATACGCTGAGAAACTGCCGGGTCTGCCGCGAGGCGCGGCCCAGGGTTCTCAGCCTGCCGATGACAATTGCCCAGCTGATGATCGACATCAGGGCCAGCGCGATTACGTCGCAGAGCGCGAACGGCCCCGCGTGGATAAAAGGTCCGAGGAATCCGCTGCTTGGGCCCGCAGCCGGTGACACGGTCTACTGCCCCAGGGCCTGAAGCCGGCCCTGCGCCAGCTTCGCCTCGTTCGTGCCCGGATACTCCTTGACGACTTTGCGGAGCTGGTTGGCGGCCTCAGCCTTGCGGTTCTGGGCGAGGTATACGAGGCCGAGCTTGTACTCGGCCGACGCCAGCTTGTTCCCCTGGGGATAAGCCGTTATCACCTGCCGGAACCCGGCCTCGGCGCTGTCCAGCCTGCCCAGCGAGTAGAAGCACTCGCCGATCCAGTATTGGGCGTTGTCCGCGTTGTCGCTCTGAGGAAAGGACGCGACGTACCGACGAAACTCGCCGATTGCCACATCATACTTACCACGGGTGAAGTCGAGATATGCCGTGTTGTAGAGCTGGTCCTCGCTGTACGCGGCCGTATCGCTCCGGGACCGTGTCGTGTCCGGCTTCACTGGTCCGGGACGCGTCCCGGTCGCTGATTCACCGACTACCGGCGTGATGTCTCCGCGTCCGGCGCCCACCCGGCGGCTGATGCGGTCAAGCCGGTCACCCAGGTCTGCCAGACGCGCGTCGAGCTGGTCGAGCCGGCCGTCGACGTTCTCGATCTCGGTCAGGACGTCGGCGCGCAGCTTGGTCATGTCCTTGTCATGCTGCTGCTGCGCCTGTTCGACTCTTACCAGCCGCACCGACATCGAGTCAAGCACCTGGCCGCGCCGAACGTACTCGCGCTGGTAGCTGCAGCCCGTGCCTGAAACGGCAACCAGTAGACCCGACGCTGCTGCCATGCCGAAGCCGGCTGCGCGCGCGAGCCTACTGGCCGCCATCAATCATCTGGTCTCGGGCGAGGTACTTACTGGGCCGGCTTGAACTCGCAGCGCCGGTTCAGCTCGTACTTGGCCTTGTCCTGAGTGACGAGCTTTTCCTGGCCGTAGCTGATGGTCGAGAACATGTTCAGGTCCGCGCCCAGCTTGACCAGGTAGGCCTTTGCTGCCTCAGCGCGGCGCATGCCCAGCGCCATGTTGTAGGCCGCCGTGCCGATCGGGTCACAGTAGCCCTCGATTGTCACCATCGGCTTCTGCTTCGCCGCGATTGCCTTCTGGAGCAGGTCATAGTTGCTCTGGAGAATCGTCGCATCACCCGGCCTGACGTCCGACTTGTCGAAGTCGAAGTGAATGGCGGCGAGGTTCAGCTCGACCTTGGGCGGCGCCGGCGGTGTGGGCGGCTTCACGTTGAGTGTCTCCGGCGGCGGGGGTGTCGCAACCGACTCCGTCGGGGTGACGCACTTCTTGGCGCAACCGAACATGGTCAGCACGAACAACGCTCCGAGGACTACGGTCGCGAGCTTTGCTGTCGTCTTCATCGACATTCCTCCTTGGGTTCTTCTGGCAGACAATAGCTGAGACTCCTGAGAATACGTCCGGACGTTCTGATGGAAATCTCGATGGAGTAATCTACTGCCACTCTAACTGCCTGTCAAGAGAAGTCTTAGTCGCACCTCGCCTCGACTGACTCCGGGCGGTTTCGCTCGCATTAACCCGGGTTCTTGACACCGGGCCCTGCTTGCCTAACATCTACCCCGAAATGGATACGGTCTAATGGGCCGCAAGGCCCGGCCCGCCCTGCGTGGTCTCGAAGCCCTGGGCGTCCGCCTCAAGCAGATCAGGGTGCAGTCGGGCCTGTCGCAGATGAAGCTGGCCAAGTCTATCGGGTTCGACCCCGCCCATGGCTACAAATACATACTGCGGCTGGAAAAAGGGCAGGTGCCCAATCCCACGTTGCGGACGATTGCCGCCTGCCTCGAAGCCTGCGGCGCCTCATGGCAGGCCATCGTCGACGTACTGCCTGCCACCGGCACCGTTTCCTCGCCGGCGCCTCGGACGCCGTCCGCCGCACCCGCTTCGGCCCCGAACCCGGCGACAGTCGCTGCGCCGCCGCCCGCTCAAGGTCCCGCTCACCCGCTACCCGCCCGGCGCAGAGACTCCCGTCCGATGCGCGAACAACTCCGCTCCCGGCGCATCGAGGAGCACGAGCAGCACGCCCGCCGCTTCTGGCTGGGCACCAAGCAGGCCGAGGCGATGACCGTCGCCCTGCTCCGCTCACTGCGGATTCCATCCTCCCTGCACCGCGCCTACCTTTCGTTCACCCGCTCCTGCTGCTCGACCATTGACGCGATCGAGACCGCCCGCCCCGAGGTGGTCGAACGGGAACTGGCCAAACTCGTCCCGCCGGCAGTGACACAGGGACTTGACCGCGCGCTACTGGCGCAACTGCAATCAGCCTGCGTGCAGATACTCCGCCCGCAGCCGGTCGCCGGAGACGCGGAGTCGGCGGGCTAGAGTGACGGACGCCGGATGAAGCGTCCGGTCCTGCTGCCGCTTCTGGTCGCCTCGGCTCTGGCCTTCTCCCTCCCGATTGAAGCAGACACGAACCAACGCGCGAGTGCCGTCGAGAAACAGACACAATCCGTGGACTACACAATTTCCGCACGGCTCGACGACGCCGCCGGAGTGATTCGCGGCGCCGAGACCATCCGCTACCGCAACCTGAGCCGGGACACCCTCAGCGACCTCTGCCTTCACCTCTACCCCAACGCCTTTCGCGATCGCGGCACGGCATATGCTCGCGAGCTTGAGGCGATGGGCCGCTACGACTTCTCGCTCACCCGGGAACGCAGCCGCGGCTCCATCCGGCTGGACTGGACCGAATCCGGCGGCCGGGTGGGCCTCATGTACGATGCCGGGACCGAACTCGCGCTGATCCTGAACCCGCCGCTCGCACCCGGCGAAACTGTGTCAATCAGCATCGGGTTCCACACCAAAGTCCCTGCCACCGGGGCCGAGCTCGCCCGCAAAGGCCGCGGCTTCGTGCTGGCCCACTGGTTCCCCGAGGTCGCCGCAAGACAGGGGCTGTCCCCATCCAGCAACTGGCTGCTTGGCGGCTACCACGTGTTCGGCCACTCGCCCGCCGCGTTCGCGGACTACCACGTGGTGCTTGACCTGGCCCCGGACCTGGACATCGCCGCGACCGGCGCGGCAAGCGACTCTCAGGCGTACCCGGCCGGGCCGGGACGCAAGGCCGTTCACATCGAAGCGACGAACGTCGCCGGATTCGCAGTCGCGGCCTTGCCGGGACTCAAGAAGATGGCCCGCACCATCGAAGGTGTGGACGTGACGATTCTGGCGCGCAGCTTCTCCAACCCGGACTGGTACTACGCCCTCATGTCCGTGGCCGACATGCTCCACGACATGCAGCAATGGAACGGCCCGTTCCCGTTTGCCGGACTGACCATCGTTGACGGCTCTGGTGTCGTCGCGCAGGATGCATCCCACCCCGGGCTCATCGTCATGGCTACGGGCCCGATTCCTTACACGCGGATATTCGAACAGGAGCTGGCGCGGCAGGTTGCGCTGCAATGGTCGCGTTGCGCGACCGGCGCCGACGAACTCACCGACCCTGCCATCGTCCAGGGCCCTGCCGCCTACTCCGCCATGCGCTACATGGACGACAAATACGGCCGCACCAGCCTCGTGTCGAACCCCGTCTTCGGCTGGCTGCTTCGGGGCCTGAACTCCGAATACTACAACCGGCTCTACTACTACCTCGGCGCGTCGAACAACGTCCTCTGCCCGGATCCGACCAGATGTCGCGACCAGGTCGGCTACCAGGCCGCCGAGCAATCCGGCCCCGCGCTCCTGCTGCTTGCGGAAGAACGGAGACAAGGCCGGACCACCTTCGACCCATTACTGCGCACATGGACACAGGGACTGCCCGGCAAAGACCCGACCGTTTTCGACCCTGTCTCCATTCTCCACGCGCGGGGTACTGACGCCAGCCGAGCACCGGACACGGTCCTGCCCAGCCGCCTCGGCAACCGCCGCGTCACCATCCAGCCCGTCTTCGAACTGCCCAGCTTCTCCGACTACCAGATCTTCTACGGCCCGTACTTCTGGGCTGACGCCTACAGCGGAGCCCAATGCTGCGTCTGGGCTCAGGGCCGCCAGTTCTTTGACGTCGGGCCGCTGCGCGGCCGCCACCAATGGATGGTGAGTGAAATCTACAGCACCCACATTCATGACTTGCACTCCAGCGTCAACTACCAGACTCCGCTCACCTTCATCGACGACCGGTTGCGCCTCTACGCCGCGCTCGACTACTCGACCGTGGACGCCGGCGCCAAACTCTACTTCAGTCAGGAACTCGGGCCGGTCTACCGCCAGCCCAAGACCACCATCGACTTCGGCTACCGCGTCCTCGACGTCAAGAGAGTCGATTTCCGCGACACCAACGCCTGGGAACTCGGCCGCACTGCCGACCTTCGCCTGCACATCGCCCAAAGCTACGAAACGCGGCTCCTCCTCGGCAGCGCGCAACTCCTCGCGCGGAAAGGCATGACTGCGCTCGGCAGCGACAGCAACTACCTCAGGCTGGGCATTGAACAATCGCATACCTGGCGGGGCCTGCGCCCGGTCGAACTGACTCTGCGGGCGTTCGCCGGCTGCGTATGGGGCAACGTGCCCAAACAGGACCAGTTCTACCTCTCCGGCGGCCTCATCAGCAACGGCGCGGAACCGGTCACCTGGGGCTACAAAGGCATCTCGTCCGGCCAGGAAAACTGGCACTACGACGCCGACGTCAACTGCCGCGGATACGCGGGCCTGTACCTCCACGGCCGCGCCGCCTACGGCCTCAACTTCCAGGTCACGACCCCGAAACTCGGCCTGATTTCCGCGTCGCCCTTCTTCGACCTCGGCAATGTCGGAGACAGCCTGAACCAGGCCGGGTTCTGGAATCCCCGCATGGACGCCGGCCTCAAACTCACGCTCGGCCCGCTCTACGCCGACTTCCCGGTCTGGCGATTCCAATCCGGCGTTTCCGACCAGCGTTTCGCCTTCCGCTGGATGCTCGGGCTCAAAGTCAGCGGCACCCTC is part of the bacterium genome and encodes:
- a CDS encoding enoyl-CoA hydratase-related protein is translated as MEFKHLVVRKEDGIGWLKMNRPPMNALNTEIVLEIERAMDWFAREDDVMVVVVYAEGKMFVAGADIAEMSKFTPMQAREFAQNGHRALGKIASMEKPVIAAVNGYALGGGCEIALACDIRVLADSVKIGQPEVNLGLIPGFGGTQRLARLVGPGIAKELILTADAIDAAEALRIGLANKVVPGDKLIATVTEMAKKIASKGPTAVKYAKTCINRGLDVDLATGNSFEVETFGMCFSTGEPFEGTKAFLEKRKPNWK
- a CDS encoding LemA family protein, with the protein product MIALIIVLVLIVLLVMIAIGIYNSLVVKRNRVRNGWSQIDVQLKRRIDLIPNLVETVKGYAAHEKEIFERIAEARSLAINAKGPAESAKANNMLSDTLKTLFAVAENYPNLKANENFLSLQEELSNTENKIAFARQFYNDTAMDYNNATQMFPSSIFAGMFGFKQSEFYSVPEAEREAPKVKF
- a CDS encoding M48 family metalloprotease, which codes for MAERRNLYQLISANKAKTYLFIVGFSLLLELVGYGLGWYFRWGTGAYALFGLFIVGYNLVLYYNSDKLALAVNGAKPADPSQYHQLHNVVEEVAIAAGIPKPSVYVIDTDAPNAFATGRNPNHASVAVTRGLLQIMNREELQGVIAHEMSHVRNYDILIMTIVAIIGGLLVLFRDVFLRWGLFGGFGGGRRRESRGGGGQLGLILVILAIAFAIISPLLIAIIRAAISRQREYLADASGALILRDPYGLSSALRKLGTYEGRLRTASAATAHMFIANPFGKDRGTSMNLFASHPPLEDRIRRLEQLEMPDLTTAG
- the dnaE gene encoding DNA polymerase III subunit alpha — its product is MTAKPPDVDFVHLHNHTEYSLLDGASSVEAVVKLAAEYRMPALAITDHGNMFGAIKFYKEAQKAGVKPIIGSEMYVAPRSRTERKPDSDVHEASFHLTLLCRNETGYHNLMKLTTKAYLEGFYYRPRIDKELLAEHAEGLIGMSGCLKGEVNHYLRRDDPEHAMQAASEYQQMLGRENFYLEVMRAGFAEQERIIPGIRELSSTLDIPIVATNDCHYLRSDDVRAHDALVCIQTGKKLSDQNRLKISSNELYFRSQQEMARVFADMPNAVHRTCEVADRCNLRLDLEHVRFHLPHFSPPPGFADALSYLKHLTREGLHRRYHRPTPAIEERLTFELDVIARMGFPGYFLVVKDIVDFARSKGIPVGPGRGSAAGCLVLYCLGITDIDPLRYGLLFERFLTTERVSLPDVDIDFSDARRQEVIDYIRQRYGEGSVAQIITFGTMQARAAVRDVGRVLDVPIGDVDRIAKLIPQNMGLDPALKGVAELRDAVAEKPEYGEMMAIARKVEGLCRHASIHASAVVIAPQPLIELVPLYKAPGEEACTQYDMYSLEAAGLLKMDVLGLRTLTVVEEAVKLVRNKGTSFDAETLPLDDANTFKLLQRADTVGVFQLESAGMRDLCRQMMPDRVEHIIALIALYRPGPMELIPQYLARKAGREAIAYEHPLLESICSETYGIMIYQEQVMQAAQVLAGYSLGKADLLRRAMGKKKPEEMAAQHDVFVEGCEKYNKIPELKAEKIFDLLAKFAGYGFNKSHAAGYAYLSYITAYLKANFPVEFIAATLTSELGDFKKLAKFVNEARRMGIAVLRPDVNSSFVPFTIEGGNVRFGLAGVKNLGTGASEFIVKERQERGPYEDKLDFLVRTKGTVNRKAVESLIKAGAFDSFEPNRTVSLSSLEWEMNKAASERLRFAERQFDMFGEAEDKPKPVPVKFDTHELLAYEKDAFGFYFSSHPLEPYRAEYEALGLSTIAQIESMRDGEKASLGGVITGRRTRKDKRDREYAIVTVEDFDGGIEVMVFSDVLEGCRAVLKTDNLVAVQGTVKVRAAAADSPGRGQGVPQFWADRVMLFSDCNRFLNALVVSVPEKEMDDAMLLKLRERLEEHPGGAQVYLNLIRPDGSFREMKLREQRVALSNELIGSLREVFGPDSVRFKGEIPPCVRNGNRFRNGNFSKGKQPAKP
- a CDS encoding TonB C-terminal domain-containing protein is translated as MSTQMKAESRWSAPDLLLSLGVHALIVGIIALVSIGHVVRDTRRPIVFSVSVVSGGSPLPQPGTPAVAEAGKTAPSGTALIENKPRSQGKARSKSAGKAQTKPAAGTGSGKGSGGMFRHEGLGANVEGAEALGYSYYLNAMLTRISDNWLNPYAGTSKVLVATVMFVIGRDGTIKDVVTEKKSGDAAYDVSCERALLVTDKLPPLPPEFPGPQLKLHLEFEQKP
- a CDS encoding biopolymer transporter ExbD; its protein translation is MKRRRLRYMAEMNITALADVSFTLMVIFLIAGVSTAFSRNQGVDLDLPRTSSVEPQTKEGLEISIQADGAVYVEKKATTVAGFAKVLGEQLSRGSYDRAYLRADKKVDYGTIMMILGDIREQGISNIGLVALPQ
- a CDS encoding MotA/TolQ/ExbB proton channel family protein; this translates as MSPAAGPSSGFLGPFIHAGPFALCDVIALALMSIISWAIVIGRLRTLGRASRQTRQFLSVWGYRTRLGDYESVAKRLKYSPLSALLLAGVKEYEALRADFGKNEGGAELLQHMIPNITEAMERAASRETEKLESSLTFLSIATMVAPFMGLLGTIQGVLVTFMTLRGTQIPTLQTIAPGISDALITAVMGLSVAIPAALFYNYFVGRAHDIEGYMDRFESELTGILRREIVSSVAEERRGQ
- the ybgF gene encoding tol-pal system protein YbgF — translated: MAASRLARAAGFGMAAASGLLVAVSGTGCSYQREYVRRGQVLDSMSVRLVRVEQAQQQHDKDMTKLRADVLTEIENVDGRLDQLDARLADLGDRLDRISRRVGAGRGDITPVVGESATGTRPGPVKPDTTRSRSDTAAYSEDQLYNTAYLDFTRGKYDVAIGEFRRYVASFPQSDNADNAQYWIGECFYSLGRLDSAEAGFRQVITAYPQGNKLASAEYKLGLVYLAQNRKAEAANQLRKVVKEYPGTNEAKLAQGRLQALGQ